One Clostridium estertheticum DNA segment encodes these proteins:
- a CDS encoding flavodoxin family protein, whose protein sequence is MKDLFVIVPSKNISPMLSEMISKVTRYSNYTLVKDSNNIPDLQNKKIFFASESTDICCDIAMLEFFSKLYKKGNKCLSGSAAAVLVHSSTEHGTKRTSQDIIYLANNLGCCFIGHCVVEATSSLRNFLTWQKILSLPLEEICLNMCSRLRNRLLEYNPITINNPKILVLYSSPHKTSNTLDLWHMVTKNLSGYDIKELQIENGEVLDCKGCSYKLCTHYATQNKCFYGGVMVDDVLPSIEKSDAIIWLCPNYNDAIASNLTAVINRLTVLYRKIAFYDKNIFSVVVSGSSGSDSISKQLIGALNVNKGFTLPPYFSIMAIANDPGEIFKVPQIHELAKDFADNIKKEIKA, encoded by the coding sequence ATGAAGGATTTATTTGTAATAGTACCAAGTAAAAATATATCTCCGATGCTTTCAGAAATGATATCAAAGGTTACTCGTTATAGCAATTATACTTTAGTGAAAGATTCTAACAATATTCCTGATCTTCAAAACAAGAAAATATTCTTTGCTTCTGAGAGCACAGATATTTGTTGTGATATTGCAATGTTGGAATTTTTCTCAAAACTATATAAAAAAGGTAATAAATGTCTTTCAGGTTCTGCTGCTGCAGTACTAGTTCATAGTAGTACTGAGCACGGTACCAAACGTACAAGTCAAGATATTATATATCTCGCAAACAACTTAGGTTGCTGCTTTATCGGGCACTGCGTAGTAGAAGCTACCTCTTCCCTTAGAAATTTTCTTACCTGGCAAAAAATTTTGAGTTTACCCTTAGAAGAAATTTGCTTGAACATGTGCTCTAGACTTCGAAACAGATTATTAGAATATAATCCAATTACCATAAATAATCCTAAAATATTAGTGCTATACTCAAGTCCACATAAAACTTCTAATACTTTGGATTTATGGCATATGGTAACGAAGAATCTTTCAGGTTATGATATTAAAGAACTACAAATAGAAAACGGAGAAGTTTTAGACTGTAAAGGCTGCTCTTATAAATTATGCACTCATTACGCCACGCAAAATAAATGCTTTTATGGAGGAGTCATGGTTGATGATGTACTTCCCTCCATTGAAAAATCTGATGCAATAATATGGCTATGTCCTAACTATAATGATGCAATAGCTTCCAATTTAACAGCTGTAATAAATCGGCTCACAGTACTATATAGAAAGATAGCATTTTATGATAAGAATATCTTTTCAGTGGTAGTATCCGGTAGTTCTGGAAGTGATTCTATTAGTAAACAATTAATTGGGGCCTTAAATGTAAATAAGGGCTTTACTTTGCCACCATATTTTTCTATAATGGCTATCGCTAATGACCCTGGTGAAATTTTTAAGGTTCCCCAAATTCATGAACTAGCTAAAGATTTTGCTGATAATATTAAAAAAGAAATAAAAGCCTAA